The Macadamia integrifolia cultivar HAES 741 chromosome 4, SCU_Mint_v3, whole genome shotgun sequence genome contains the following window.
GGGCTCTTTCTACCATTCAAATGGAATCAACTTGACACCACACCGACCGGCTCTTTCTGCCATTCAATTAGAATCAACACCGACCATAAATGCCCTCAGTACCAATACAAGGGTCCAAAAGATTCCTAAGACATGGGAGATTTCTTTTAGTCAtgttatttccaataaaattaaTCCAAATCAGACTAAATTTCTATCCATATCCACTTATCGTTTGCAAATCCTGGTCACGTATACTCCAGATGGTATTTCCCTGGGTTCTAACCAAATGAGCCTAAAATCAGACATTGCCCCTCTGGATACAAATTAGTCAATGATAACCAAAATCTGTGGGCTCCCTGTCGCATTGGATGGACCACCCTAACACCCATATCCACAATAAATTCCCTTAATACCAATTAGTCCAAAGTCAAAACAATCACCTCACACACGGCACTTCTCACTAAATCACAATATTTCAGCCAAATAGGACCCAAAGCAGATTTATTTCTCTTCCAACAGAAATCACTTCTCTTTTACCAATCCTGATCATGAAGTTTTCTTACAGTATGCCACTGGATTCCAACAAACTGgatctcccctcccccttcctcttGGGGCGGGGGGAGGAAGTGTGGGATGCGAACAAACTGAATCTTCAACAGAACGTTTTCCCTTTCAAGTTTCAGCAGAAATCTGCAAATGGTCAGAGTTGCAAAGGTTGCCATGACAGCATGGAAGAACCTAGGCTATCTCCATCAACCATCCAATGGCCTGGATTGGATTGGAACATGACACACTAAGGACTAAATACCTTAAGAAAACTACGGAAGCAGATGACTttctggaatctttccaaaataaaatccaatacGTTCTCTCTTTGAAATTCACAAAAGAAGTTATGTAATGGACCTACACTTTATGCTCTATCTTGCAACTTTTGTTTGAATACCTTCGAAAAGCTTTGACAGGATTTTCCAGTGTAAATACAGAAGACACTAGCTGATGTTCGATTTCACTTTATGAAAATTTGGACACACAGCATGGACAGATCAGGCTTCATGACATTCTGAAATACCTGTGAACATCTGATAACAAACTTCATAGGGACTGTCAGATTACGGGCAAAGTACCGACAGTAGAGACATGGATAAAAACTAAAAGTTGCTAGCTAATCTTAATCCTCTCCTAGGGCATCAGTAAAAAACCCACACAATGACATTATTCAAGGTGGAAAAAATCTTACCATTCTACATAGAGGAAAAACTAtcataaagaaaagagaagaatatcaaTTACTGAAGGTAGCTGGTGGCTAGCTGAATGCAATTTGTCAACCCTAAGAGGGATAAGATGCCTTTCTCCATCCTACTTGTAGGCATTTAACAAAAGGCCAACATTTTTAGGGAGCCTGATCTCTCCGCATGCCACAACAGAAGGACATTAGACGCCAACAACTAAGTTTAAGCTCTCTTTTCAATTTAGAAACATAGACCAGCTCTACAACAAAGATAATGGATTTATCCTAGACATAATCTTTGCACACTGGATGCAGGTCATAGTTTCCAAGTTACTGAAAAAGTCATCAACCATGACTTGTTACCATCAATAGCTGAAGTATACCATCGAGTATCAAGCCTCAATCCGGAAAAGGAGGGTGGCCATCATTGATTCCATACTATAATATTTTATTGCAAATCGATATCCACCAACACTACAATTGTTGAGGTATCGACCTCCAATGATAAAGTTGTAGAAAATAAATTGCCCTTTTGAATTTAGCAAATTGCATAAAACACTTTGGTCTCTTATTGTTTTTACATCCTCCATCATTATTTTGAACAGAAGAGCAGAAAAACAGAGAATATCAGATCAATAACTCTCACTTTCGAACAATAAAACCCTGAGATAAAGATAGTTGAAGAACAAAAGCCTGATCCCAGcaattcaaaattgaataatATCTCAAACAAGATCAGTTTCCACACTAAGCCAATATAAACCTTGCCACATACAGGATCAACTGTGCAGTTATTCCACTTATTCCATAGACAGAATTAACAAAGAAAACCATCTCCATATTCTAGGAAGGATGTGGCATATAAGAGTATTGAACACTAACATGCTGAATGACCAAGATAGAGAGAAGGACAAAGGAAAATCAACATGCTTCAATCCCCAGGGTAAAAAAGAAGCCTTTAATAATTCTCAAACCACATATCTGCTCCAATCCCTTCACTCCAAAAGAGGGTATCTATACTGAATAAGCACCTCTAGATCCCTCTTTTGCCAAACTAATGCGACCCACAAAACATTTGGATGGTAGATATATGTATAGCATACAAAGGATGTGGCACTCCCAACACATTTGTCTCCATGCAGTAGGTGTTCAAAAAGGTTACTAATTTCCAACTactcaatttcaattttcagaTGGGAATTCAAATTTCATCGCTACAAAATCATACCTTTTCCAACttattccttctcttctcttactcCTCAATTTGGTAACTTCTTGATATACAAATATAATAATTATTGGCCTAAAAACACTAGGTGAAGCTGTAGCATGCGCCCTCATTCTGATAGACATGATACATCGCCACTTGAATAACCATGGTAAAATAGAATTGAATGTCAAATTTAGCACAGCCAACATAATTATAACGACAACTAGTGGTATCTATGCACTGAAATCAAGTTTTATCGGATGCATTGATATTCTGATCATTCTTTCATGTTGCTGAATTTGTGTAAGTAGTCTAGCATTTGTCAAAGAAAACCTATATCAATTATTTATCAGAGCCACATCTTAACCGGAGAAATCTATTGATTCTGTACAGCTAAAATTTTCATCCGCAGCAGAAGAGAAGATATTGTGCAGTAaacagaaggaaaaataaataaatacataaatataGAGAGTTCATATAAAAGATAGAGGTATATATAGTGGAAAAAGTAAAACACCAATGTCAATACCATACAAATGACTCGGAGAAGAACCAGAAGCAATCGCACTAAGAAAGCAAAAGCAAGTGATAGAAACGAATAATggatgagagaaaatataagATACCCGTAAGCATCAACAACGGTCCTAGAGATCTTCATCTTCCGTTTAGAACCAGAGTAAAGCTCCTCCAGACTAAAAGCTAGATTCTTTTCGACCGGTGGAATCTTGCGATTGGGTTGACCGGCAGAATCCGCACGAGAATACCTATTAAAAGTTTCCCCAAATGTACGACCAAGGCCACCGCCAAAGCCGTCGGAACTACCGAAGAACTCGGCGAAGATGTCTTCGGCATCGCGAGGATGGAACCGGAAGTTGGTAGCACCCCCAGAAGTAGGAGGAAGGATATTGTCCTTGAGGGCTTCTTCACCGTAGGCGTCGTAGATCTGCCTCTTCTGAGGGTCGCTGAGGACGTCGTAAGCCTCGGAGATCTGCTTGAACTTGGCTTCCGCTTCTCTTTTCTTGACGTCTGGGTTCTTGTCAGGGTGCCACTTCATGGCCAATCTCTTGTACGCCTTCTTCAGGTCTTCATCAGTTGCATTTCTGTTCACCTTCAAAATGTTGTAGTAATCCACCCCCATTATCGTCTCTCTCTTTGAAACTCTGAAACCTGTCAAATTAGGAAATCGAAACGACGTGAAGGGATCGGATGTGCTATTTATTGACTCAGGAAGGGGTGATGATCGTTAATTGAGTATTTCTTTATTAACTGACGATGCTGACGAGAGCCTAAGAGCACAGTGGACAGTGAGCTTCGTCGTCGGCAATGGCTCGCAACGAAGACTCTAGAAGGTTCTGGAATCGATGGTTTTGAGTCGAACCCTCCTCCATCACTCTTGTCTCCACCATCATCTCCGGGTCGGCCGGTTGTCAACCGCACCGTCCCACCGCGCAGTGGTGATTATTTACGGTACCCTACGCATGTGTGCGTACCTTTGCCACTAAGAACGTGCTCTCTTATCGTTCCTTTTTTCTATTCACCCAAAGACGTTGGGACTTGGGACGGTTCTTAATTTAATGGGACGTGCCTTGGGAGTGCTGAAGATGCTGTATCGCTTCTCACGATtggcttcttctctcttctcataACTGGGTCCTCCTCATGCCATCCTTGCATGCTATATTCATTACAAGGGGATCTGTTCAgggaagaggagggagaggagtTTTATTGAATGTTAAAGTGTAGATCTTAGTGGGTATTTAATATGGTTAATTAGGTTTGATTTGGATAATAGGTTACTTACTATAAGTATATGATGATCGTACTTAATACACATTtgaagatatatattttttaattaatattaaaagagaTTTTCAAGTGTTGTTCAGACATCTTCCATTGCCAAACATTCTTAAAAGAAATTATTGTGTGATGAGGTAAAATATGTCTCCTTCCTCAGCACAACTGAAGGGTGTATATAAATCTGAACAGAAGACTGACccgccacctcggcctctccttgTGCAGAGCAGCCATTTCGGCATCTTCTCATGCCAATCAGTCACCTCAGCTTGCCCGACCTATCACCTCAGCTCGGCACAGCCaaataaggcacccagaaacatGCACACacccactcctacattcaagggacgtgatccctgatcacggtggtaggactctatccactacagtcatcagaggcgtccacccctcttaTAACTTGCACCTCCAAGATCAACGGAGAATATTCTTAGAACATGCCCTGGAACTCGGAATATTtctagaatcacagagccactcccctcaaggactctatgtctaaacaggactctccacaaatgccactccttctctctctatcaGTAGCccataaataccaaggtaaatCTCCATCATAGatgatcaatcacttcttttgactgaaaaatTTATCTTGAGCAtttgttgtggaaagatctaacttaggcatcggagagtctcctgtggggtcagcccggctctcccgtGTTTTCTCTTTTGTACAGGTCAACTGGAGCATTAAGACTGGAGGGAAGATCACCCAGTCTATTTTTACCATATCACTGTGTGATGATGTTCAGAATTCAAATTGCTATTTGTTAATGAAAAAAGATTTGGCACACAGACTATTCGTTGTGtctatctcaatttttttttatattgaaatGACTCTCctaccctcttatatgaaggatgTCTCGTCGATCCATCCTATGTCCGCTAGTTTACTGCACGCAAGCGGTGTGTGTACCCCTCTCCGGCTCCCTTTTTGTTAATTTACCAAGTCCAAGTCGCTTTCAAGATAAAGAGCATCTCCATCCCATCAACCTGGAACTTGGAAGGTGTCTTGACAAAGGAATCTtcaaaaagagagggagagagagagagagaatgttctCCATATATTTAAATAGAGGATTTAAGAATCATGATAATTCTCCCTCGATTTCAATTTAGAATTGATTCAGAAATTTGGATTCATCAAGATTCATGAATCGGCCTGAATCGGCCATAATGTGCCTTAAACCTAAAAATCCAGTATGGATTGATCAATCTCTGGATCAGTGGGAATTGGGATAGGCGTAAGGTTGGCTTACACTTTTACAGGTCAGGGAATGTTTTCCCCCGCACGTTGGAGAAGGATTCACCCACCATGCTTTTTTTCTGGTAAGCGGTTCACCCATCATCCTCGTGTGTTAATTACTTCATTCCCACCTTCCTGATGGGTCAAAATGCCATTGCGGAGTCCCATCCAAGCACCCAAGCACCTCAAGTCCCGCGGCGAAGGAAAACGTGAAGAGAATCTGGAACCCCTACCTTATGCACTTATGCCTGAAGTTTTAAGACACtaaaaaaaacgaagaagaagaagaagttgctcAAGAGGCGCCTGCGGGCCCTGTCCTGAGCCTCCTGGCTGTCTTTTCTTACAAAATATTTGCCGGGTAGCTATCTTTAATCCTACAtcattagtttttcttttttttggtacaacaATCATTAGTCATGTGACAGAATTATTAGGTTTTTTTCAGTAAAACAGAATTACCAGGAGGGTCATGAACCCGTTATCAGGTCTTGTAGATCCTAATTAAGATTTGTAAAGCTATATAGTTTAACACCCCAcccttaaataataataaaaaaaaaactgtagaGCTGAATTTGTCTTTCAAGCTAAATGATACAGAAGGTTTTTCTTCTGGTTTCAGATTCTCTTTGCTTTGATGAAAAATGATCTAAGATgaaccaaccccccccccccccccaactctaGAGATTTTGGACATAAAACAGCTGaagaatctcttaatccattGGTTCTAGAGGTTGGGTGGGACTTCTAGAAACTCATCACAATAAAGATATCTCATTGGTATATTCTGGGTGACAAACAATTTTTGCCAATGAAATATAACGTTGGGAAAGTGTTTCCTTGAAGAGTGCGGCTTCCCACACTCCCCCAAACCATTTTCCTTTGAATGTTTTATATTGTCTTTTGACCTATTTCGAGTCTGAAATTTTATCTCCTTTCCGGTTTACAGGATGAGTCATGTTCCAATTAGCTTTGAGATACAACCTTCGGTAGTTCAATTTATGGGATATTGAATTTGGTGTTTAAAAAAGGATTCGTTAGACCAGAGTTTTTCTCTCGGGAGATGTTGGGTACAAGACTGCAATTTAGAACTTAACGTACTTCCATCACTGAATATATAAGGAACAGTTGAGATTAATCACGTGTGAAATTTTAGATTCTAATTTGATCACTTATCCTTCTAAGTATTTCCACACTCTTAACATATCTTCTACACAGTCCTCGACTTTCAATGCATTTTTGTTTTTAGGTGAAACCTGCTCTGAAGGAAAATTGCAACTAAAATCCTATTTTTTAGTACTGATTTCAACTGAAAATGTGACCCCAAAACCTATTTAGTTTCTCAGAATACCATAACAGCTCACATAGAAAAACATTGCAGGAAAATAATCACATAGACAAATTTACAAACGTGATACAAGGTCTAAAAGAATTATCAATAAGATCTTTCTCTACCAAGACCAAAACCTAGCCAGTCCAATATCTCTGGGATCTTCTCCCAAGCAGCCAAAAAGCAAACCAAAGTCCTGCCAACAAAACCAGATCAGACGCCGACATTTTAGCTTCATTTATGGAGCCAAGACTCTCGGATACCAATTTCCCCCACACCAGATTTTTAGTGCATTGGATATTCTGAAGATGCATATTGCTTTGGTTTAGCTTCACAGCAATAGAATTTTCTGCATCACAGAAGACCTAGGAAATGTTCCCATTAGCTTCAACAACTGTAACTTGACCGTCTGCTACATTAACCATTTTCAGAGAACCATCCTTCATCAGGTTAATGCTCAAGCTCTTGAACCTCTCTCTTGAGTATTGTCGAGATGCCTTTCTCCAATCAGTACCAGTTTTCATCATTGCAACAAATTCCTCGTAACTGATTCTTCCATCCTGAAttttttgaagcataaaaatagtaaaaaatttctGTGATGACAGAATTAGTGGCAAAGAAAAGTGAGAAAGATGGATGATGGAAAAATCTAAAACCTTGTCTGTGTCGACCTCACGTATAATATCATTCAGTATTTCATCATCAACTTCTCCAGAATCATCTTTCATGGTTTCCCGTAgctcatccatctcaatataACCACTCCCATCCCTATCAAAGAACATAAATGCTCTACGGAAATGTTCATCATTCTCCATCTTCTGTAAGTGGATTGTAACTGTAACAAACTCTCCATAGTCTAATGTACCATTCCCATCGACATCAGCCTGAAATAGAAATTTGGGGTAATATTCCCAAAATAGAAGATTATAGAACAaacagataaataaataaataaaaaaaaatggaacatgAACTCTAAAAAGGTAAACATTATGTTTAATGATATTGGATGAAAGTTTCCTGTCCGGGAGCATCTCTCTCAACAGAAAACACTTCCCCAATGATATTTTACAATATCCACCATAAAGCTTCAGTGGATAATCCCTGGACATGAAATACAAATTAAAACTACACACAACATAGATCATATATTTGCTTTCTACTTGAAGAAGTGGGAGTACTCAAATATAAAAAACAGTCAGAATCTCCaacaaataaaaccaaaacaaagcAATTTTTACTAAGACACAACAGGAGATTGGAGATCGGGTGTTTCTTAGACTCCAACCCTAACTACACTATCTCCAAGAAGTAAGAAGAGATTAGAAGCTACAACCCAGATTTTACTGCCCGTATCAGATGGTTCAGCGAATTGGAGCAGTTGCATACAAGCTTGAGTTGGCCAAGGAATCATGCATTCACCCTGTCTTCCATGTCTCTCAGCTCAAAAAGAAGACAGGTGAGAGGATCCCATTTCAGACAGTTGTTTGAGACGATGAAATGGCCCTCCATCCAACCCCAAGCCATCCTAGTGCACAGAAGGCATAAAGGAAGGCCACAGGTTCTGATCCACTGGCAAGGATTATCTCCAGCAGAAGCAACTTGGGAGATTGTCATGTCTATGGTGCACCATCTCCCCAACTTGGGGCTTAAGCACAAGCCCATTCCTTAAAGGGGAGGGACTTGTTATGAGCATCATGGGCCATGCACACCATGCATGGCTAACCACGTGGCTAGTAAGTGGGTTATATGTAGTAGTTAAGTTAGAGTAAGTTCCACCCAAGGGGTTAGCGCAGTTGGCTTGGAACGGCACTCCGCCTCAAGAAGCAAGGTCCCGTGATCAAACCTTCGCcgctgcacctaacttcttggggccaccaCACGAGAGTTTCCGTCTCGAACTGACCCGGTCCTGTGTAAGCGGTATCACAATGACCCCAGGGACTAGTCGGGTTAAAGATCCGGAAACCctgggtatcaaaaaaaaaaaaagttaagagtAAGTTAATTGTCATTATGGGTGGTGAAAGAGTAGTGGATGAAGTTATGAGTCATCATGGATTAGTTATGTAAGGCGTGGAAGGAGTTGTGTTAGGAGTGGTAACTAAGAAGATAAATGTAGTAAATGTGCAACGGCTGCCTCCTTGAGCAGCTCTATTAATTCGTACGAAGGAATGAAATAGATCTATCTAGAATTCCCTACAATTTCTCCACTGAGAAGGAGATTCGGCTTCCTCCGTAAAGCCAACAAACTTAAAGTGAAATctaataatcaaatatagaaCGATTTGGGGTTACTGATATAGTTACATGGGGTAATTATTACGAATATTTCTACTGAAACTATTCCAAATCTCGATGTATTATATATTTGTAAACACAACATTAATCTTCTCAAGGTTTCACCATGTATGAAGCACAACAAACTTTGACATAAACCTATAGTTGCAAAGGATCTCATTTTCAAACTATAATCGATATCATACTAGTTGGTAATGAACAATTTGTTAAGAATGATCAACAGTATCATCTAAGCCTCAAAGGAACTATTCACTACTACTGTTTGCATCCCATAGTCTATCTACTGCCACTTCTTCTGATCGGACACAAGACTCAAACTCTTATATACGGAGTTCTAAGCCACCAACATGGAAATTGTtgaagatttataaaattttgtttGAAGCAAAATTCAGGAGAAGCAAAAAGGCAAAACAGGGCAACATAGCAGCCCCAGATACATCTCTCCAGCTCCCTAATAAAGAGAAGAAACTTACCACTTCCATCAGCAGTTTCATCTCTGGTTCAGCCAATTGAGAACCAACCTTTTGCAAGCCAGC
Protein-coding sequences here:
- the LOC122075558 gene encoding dnaJ homolog subfamily B member 4-like, whose translation is MGVDYYNILKVNRNATDEDLKKAYKRLAMKWHPDKNPDVKKREAEAKFKQISEAYDVLSDPQKRQIYDAYGEEALKDNILPPTSGGATNFRFHPRDAEDIFAEFFGSSDGFGGGLGRTFGETFNRYSRADSAGQPNRKIPPVEKNLAFSLEELYSGSKRKMKISRTVVDAYGKPTTVEEILIIDIKPGWKKGTKITFPEKGNQDPGTIAGDLIFLVDEKPHAVYTRDGNDLLVNQKISLLDALAGKTLNLTMLDGRQLTIPVTNIVKPGDEMVIENEGMPISKEPGKKGNLTIKFDVKFPSRLTTEQKSDLRRVLGRS